One genomic region from Granulimonas faecalis encodes:
- a CDS encoding 4Fe-4S binding protein, with the protein MEPSSATVAAYSPCGSTAAVCRAVAEGTGLAWDERDLARGTRPEPVDPGTLVVLGAPVAGGAVPALGLERLGRVHTAFSPCVLVCAYGDRDPGHGLHDLEAIAPGLGLVPVAAVLAPVRHVMVPALGAGRPTADDLAAYRSFGAAVASALRDAGGLFDLAPPPLPPASCPRERLELGFTAECDPAACVGCGACAGACPAGCIPADEPYLTDTARCDGCMACIGVCPVRARSLSDPARLAAVRERCTAGWEGPHRPRLVMGA; encoded by the coding sequence GTGGAGCCGTCGTCAGCGACCGTCGCGGCCTACAGCCCGTGCGGGTCCACCGCCGCGGTGTGCCGGGCCGTCGCCGAGGGTACGGGGCTCGCCTGGGACGAGCGCGACCTCGCGCGGGGCACGCGGCCCGAGCCCGTGGACCCGGGCACCCTCGTGGTGCTCGGGGCGCCGGTGGCCGGAGGCGCCGTGCCGGCCCTGGGGCTGGAGCGCCTCGGGCGCGTGCACACGGCGTTCTCCCCCTGCGTCCTCGTGTGCGCCTACGGGGACCGCGACCCGGGCCACGGGCTCCACGACCTCGAGGCCATCGCGCCGGGCCTCGGGCTCGTCCCCGTGGCGGCCGTGCTCGCTCCGGTGCGCCACGTCATGGTCCCCGCCCTCGGCGCCGGCCGGCCCACGGCAGACGACCTCGCCGCCTACCGCTCGTTCGGCGCCGCCGTCGCCTCCGCGCTCCGGGACGCCGGCGGGCTCTTCGACCTCGCTCCCCCGCCGCTCCCGCCCGCCTCCTGCCCCCGCGAGCGCCTCGAGCTCGGGTTCACGGCCGAGTGCGACCCGGCTGCCTGCGTGGGGTGCGGGGCCTGCGCCGGCGCGTGCCCCGCTGGCTGCATCCCCGCCGACGAGCCCTACCTCACCGACACCGCCCGCTGCGACGGCTGCATGGCCTGCATCGGGGTGTGCCCCGTGCGGGCGCGGTCCCTCTCGGACCCGGCCCGGCTCGCCGCCGTGCGGGAGCGCTGCACCGCGGGGTGGGAGGGGCCGCACCGCCCGCGGCTCGTCATGGGGGCCTAG